In one Dreissena polymorpha isolate Duluth1 chromosome 7, UMN_Dpol_1.0, whole genome shotgun sequence genomic region, the following are encoded:
- the LOC127839639 gene encoding myosin-9-like, which yields MSQVESSDTPRDRDILSQHDDNGSQRRRSFVTTEQVSGLTINPSAELTGCIDRDMSRRNTQGTGPTLCNRNPSPPINTSVSDQLDCAFDVSLDDVFRSVRDRLQGLSSSMFNTADEDESNKQSSAVQRDVEHTWRKELEENEVTLHDSRGRGRDVEHNWRKELEEKEVTLQDRERLLMNRDQYMQAKERKLEDFEKAMLDRMNKIEQEYKTKERKMNEKESEIHLYMRDTEKRLNERLQEMEMKHKRKEQELIDKERNIERLKNEWHEKFLHLNLLQRIQEDMIRDRDTPLHQHDYFYHEQESRKESPKDMDHETFLKEVTTEKKVKIGGAYSKEADAHRGKDIEIKQPKEATEMKGVESADETRKKYDDRNDLRCREKSEDINSKLNLTSFSGMEPVPRNEATFEEWKLEVECVKAIYSEMVVLQAIRKALKGQAKRIMLHLGPYATVEMIEMKLEDAFGNIASRDSILSHFFLAEQKETESIVEWGLRLEEMLLQASRKTAINASEKEDMLKRKFWRGLQNEELKNATRVHFESDISYADLQKKVRAEEFEIRVQREKKEKGKEKPSYKARQSVISSSDDNSEEMMKLLIQKIEQLDKKVDALQKENEEYKSKTTTPGNRDRDYRHFRGRGYARGRNNRGRGKGSVQSEKEQKSEDTKPVDDLNQKSSPQKGAWRT from the coding sequence ATGTCTCAAGTAGAGTCGTCTGACACACCCAGAGATAGGGACATATTATCTCAACACGATGACAATGGGAGTCAAAGAAGACGGTCATTTGTTACAACAGAACAAGTGAGTGGGCTTACAATAAATCCATCAGCAGAATTGACTGGTTGTATAGATAGAGACATGAGCAGACGAAATACTCAAGGCACAGGGCCAACTTTATGCAACAGAAATCCGAGCCCACCTATAAATACATCTGTTAGTGATCAGCTTGATTGCGCTTTTGACGTCTCATTAGATGATGTTTTTCGAAGCGTGAGAGATAGGTTACAGGGGTTGTCAAGTAGTATGTTCAACACTGCAGATGAGGATGAAAGTAACAAGCAGAGTAGCGCGGTACAAAGAGATGTAGAACACACATGGAGGAAAGAGTTGGAGGAAAATGAGGTAACACTCCATGATAGTCGAGGTAGAGGACGAGATGTAGAACACAATTGGAGGAAAGAGTTAGAGGAAAAAGAAGTTACACTTCAGGATAGAGAGAGGTTGTTAATGAATAGGGACCAATATATGCAAGCGAAAGAGAGGAAGCTAGAAGATTTTGAGAAAGCTATGCTCGACAGAATGAATAAGATAGAACAAGAATACAAAACAAAGGAAAGAAAGATGAATGAGAAGGAATCAGAAATACATCTGTATATGAGAGATACAGAGAAAAGATTAAATGAAAGACTACAAGAGATGGAAATGAAACATAAGCGTAAAGAACAGGAATTGATAGACAAAGAAAGAAATATAGAGAGATTAAAGAACGAATGGCACGAGAAATTTTTACACCTAAACCTTCTTCAGAGAATACAGGAAGATATGATAAGAGATAGAGATACGCCCTTACACCAGCATGACTACTTTTACCACGAGCAGGAAAGCAGAAAAGAGAGTCCAAAGGACATGGATCATGAGACCTTCTTGAAAGAAGTCACAACAGAAAAGAAAGTTAAAATAGGTGGTGCCTATAGTAAGGAAGCAGATGCACACCGAGGTAAAGATATAGAAATCAAGCAACCGAAAGAGGCTACTGAAATGAAAGGTGTTGAAAGTGCAGATGAAACAAGAAAGAAGTATGATGatagaaatgacttaagatgtcgTGAGAAGTCAGAGGATATAAatagcaagttgaatttgacatcATTTTCGGGTATGGAGCCAGTACCTCGAAATGAAGCCACTTTTGAAGAATGGAAGCTAGAAGTAGAATGTGTAAAGGCAATTTATTCTGAGATGGTTGTGTTGCAGGCTATAAGAAAAGCCTTAAAAGGACAAGCGAAACGAATTATGCTTCACCTTGGTCCTTATGCTACGGTGGAGATGATAGAAATGAAACTAGAAGATGCATTTGGAAACATAGCAAGTAGAGATAGCATCTTGTCCCATTTCTTTTTGGCAGAGCAGAAGGAGACCGAGTCGATAGTTGAGTGGGGTCTCAGGCTAGAAGAGATGCTTTTACAAGCAAGTAGAAAGACAGCAATAAATGCAAGCGAGAAAGAGGATATGCTGAAAAGGAAATTTTGGAGAGGGCTTCAGAATGAAGAATTGAAGAATGCAACTAGAGTGCACTTTGAGTCAGACATTAGCTATGCAGATTTACAGAAGAAAGTAAGAGCTGAAGAGTTTGAAATAAGGGTACAGAGAGAAAAGAAAGAGAAAGGTAAAGAGAAGCCGTCGTACAAAGCTCGACAGTCTGTTATCAGTTCTTCTGATGACAACAGTGAAGAAATGATGAAACTGCTTATACAGAAGATTGAGCAGTTGGATAAAAAGGTAGATGCACTCCAGAAAGAAAACGAGGAATACAAAAGCAAAACAACTACTCCAGGAAATAGAGACAGAGACTACAGACATTTTAGAGGCCGAGGGTATGCTAGAGGAAGAAACAATCGTGGTAGAGGAAAAGGAAGTGTTCAGTCTGAAAAGGAGCAAAAGAGTGAGGATACGAAGCCTGTAGATGATTTAAACCAGAAAAGTTCTCCACAAAAGGGGGCCTGGAGAACGTAG